The Lutra lutra chromosome 10, mLutLut1.2, whole genome shotgun sequence genome contains a region encoding:
- the RPLP2 gene encoding 60S acidic ribosomal protein P2 isoform X1 has translation MRYVASYLLAALGGNASPSAKDIKKILDSVGIEADDDRLNKVISELNGKNLEDVIAQGIGKLASVPAGGAVAVSAAPGSAAPAAGAAPAAAEEKKDEKKEESEESDDDMGFGLFD, from the exons ATGCGCTACGTCGCCTCCTACCTGCTGGCCGCCCTCGGGGGCAACGCCTCCCCCAGCGCCAAGGACATCAAGAAGATCCTGGACAGCGTGGGCATCGAGGCGGATGACGACCGGCTCAACAAG GTCATCAGTGAGCTGAACGGGAAAAACCTCGAAGACGTCATCGCCCAGG GGATTGGCAAGCTGGCCAGTGTTCCTGCTGGTGGGGCGGTCGCTGTCTCTGCCGCCCCAGGATCTGCCGCTCCGGCTGCTGGCGCTGCCCCCGCTGCAG ctgaggaaaagaaagacgAGAAGAAGGAGGAGTCGGAGGAGTCAGATGACGACATGGGGTTCGGCTTGTTCGATTAG
- the RPLP2 gene encoding 60S acidic ribosomal protein P2 isoform X2, translated as MRYVASYLLAALGGNASPSAKDIKKILDSVGIEADDDRLNKVISELNGKNLEDVIAQEKLRVAFRRSTCSALTFPDFRRDWQAGQCSCWWGGRCLCRPRICRSGCWRCPRCS; from the exons ATGCGCTACGTCGCCTCCTACCTGCTGGCCGCCCTCGGGGGCAACGCCTCCCCCAGCGCCAAGGACATCAAGAAGATCCTGGACAGCGTGGGCATCGAGGCGGATGACGACCGGCTCAACAAG GTCATCAGTGAGCTGAACGGGAAAAACCTCGAAGACGTCATCGCCCAGG AGAAACTGCGAGTAGCCTTCAGACGGAGCACCTGCTCTGCTCTTACCTTCCCTGATTTCCGTAGGGATTGGCAAGCTGGCCAGTGTTCCTGCTGGTGGGGCGGTCGCTGTCTCTGCCGCCCCAGGATCTGCCGCTCCGGCTGCTGGCGCTGCCCCCGCTGCAG ctga